One genomic window of Magnolia sinica isolate HGM2019 chromosome 3, MsV1, whole genome shotgun sequence includes the following:
- the LOC131240397 gene encoding pentatricopeptide repeat-containing protein At1g08610-like: MGYTIFLQQPTSNAHCLHGFHSCSDHLYLNYSSSCHLSFRLSSFPSKSCLRCDYVIGFQKNGFLLQCRQQHTSAYIDTDDVANENDCNLERAAIRPYQKLKETQIDSQRHSNSSLLCMDGPFVKNNEESNNKILCNFCKNGKLIEASNLLDVMARSSQIPDFSSCISITRGLIKIDQIEKASKVLWIMVMSGGVPDIITYNMLIGGLCKKGQLKSAIELLDNMGLSGCPPDMITYNTIIRCMSDHRQIDHAVEFWKDQLRNGCPPYVITYTMLIELFCKNHGATRAMEVLDDLVIEGCYPDIVTYNSLINTTCKLRNYKDAALVISDLLSRGLEPDAITYNTLLFYLCGSGNWVEVDEILSIMNRTSYPPTIISYNILIKSLCKYGHLDQAVDFLDQMISLGCSPDIVTYNTLFGALCREGMTDEALDILHALVDIGCSPVLITYNIITHGLVKKGDMEKAKGLFGEMIGCGIGPDEITYSTLITGFCRKDRVEEAIEMLREMGRSSHKTRVGTYTIVIQAMCRTKKVDAAIEILDMMILSRCKPDKSIYTALIRGVAAAGMIDEAAEIRKILSKQKVLREE; this comes from the coding sequence ATGGGGTATACCATCTTCTTACAGCAACCAACCAGCAATGCTCATTGTCTTCACGGATTCCATTCATGTTCCGACCATTTATATCTTAACTACAGTTCTTCCTGCCATTTGTCGTTCAGATTATCATCATTTCCTTCCAAATCTTGTTTACGATGCGATTATGTTATTGGCTTCCAAAAAAATGGGTTTTTGCTTCAATGCAGACAGCAGCATACAAGTGCCTACATTGATACAGATGATGTGGCAAATGAAAACGACTGTAACTTGGAAAGAGCTGCAATTCGCCCATATCAGAAATTGAAAGAAACTCAAATTGATTCGCAGAGGCATTCAAATTCATCACTATTGTGTATGGATGGACCGTTTgttaaaaataatgaagaatccaacaacaaGATTTTATGCAATTTCTGCAAGAATGGGAAGCTAATTGAAGCTTCTAACTTACTCGATGTGATGGCACGGAGCAGTCAGATTCCCGACTTCTCTTCATGTATAAGCATAACACGAGGGCTGATCAAAATAGATCAGATCGAGAAGGCCAGCAAGGTTTTGTGGATCATGGTTATGTCGGGTGGGGTCCCCgacatcatcacatacaacatGTTGATCGGAGGTCTTTGTAAGAAAGGGCAGTTGAAATCCGCGATTGAGCTTCTCGACAACATGGGTTTGAGTGGTTGCCCTCCTGACATGATCACATACAATACCATAATTCGATGCATGTCTGACCACCGTCAGATTGATCACGCAGTTGAGTTTTGGAAGGATCAGTTGAGAAACGGCTGCCCTCCGTACGTGATCACTTACACCATGCTTATTGAACTATTCTGCAAGAACCACGGCGCCACGCGGGCCATGGAGGTATTGGATGATTTGGTGATTGAGGGTTGTTATCCTGATATCGTAACGTATAATTCTCTGATAAATACAACTTGTAAACTAAGAAACTACAAAGATGCAGCTTTGGTGATTTCTGATCTATTATCTCGTGGGTTGGAGCCCGATGCCATCACCTACAACACCCTTCTATTCTATCTATGCGGCAGCGGGAACTGGGTCGAGGTGGATGAGATCCTCTCAATCATGAACCGGACATCTTACCCTCCTACCATTATCAGTTACAATATCTTGATCAAGAGTCTTTGCAAATATGGACATCTGGACCAGGCAGTCGATTTCTTAGATCAGATGATTTCTTTGGGTTGTTCTCCTGACATAGTCACTTACAACACTCTTTTTGGCGCGCTCTGTAGAGAAGGCATGACGGACGAGGCTCTTGATATACTTCACGCTTTAGTAGACATCGGCTGTTCTCCTGTTCTTATCACCTATAATATCATCACCCATGGATTGGTAAAGAAGGGAGATATGGAGAAAGCAAAGGGGCTCTTCGGTGAGATGATTGGCTGTGGGATTGGTCCCGATGAGATCACTTATAGCACGTTGATCACGGGTTTTTGTAGGAAAGATCGTGTGGAGGAGGCCATTGAGATGCTGAGGGAGATGGGTAGGAGCAGCCATAAGACTAGAGTCGGTACTTACACTATTGTGATCCAGGCAATGTGCCGAACAAAGAAGGTGGATGCTGCAATCGAAATCCTCGATATGATGATTTTGAGCCGATGCAAGCCTGATAAAAGCATTTACACTGCTCTTATAAGAGGGGTAGCTGCTGCTGGCATGATCGATGAGGCTGCTGAAATTCGTAAGATTTTGTCCAAACAGAAGGTTCTTAGAGAGGAATGA